A DNA window from Streptomyces bacillaris contains the following coding sequences:
- a CDS encoding SigE family RNA polymerase sigma factor, producing the protein MTVEEFEEFYARAVTRLTGQLYVMTGDLQEAQDVVQEAFVKAWVRRGRLERDGQPEAWIRTVAWRLAVSRWRFRRRSADAWGRGSGAPEHVAPPDPDHVVLVEALRELPAQQRRTLTLHYLCDLTVEQIAGETGLSTSTIKTHLVRGRAALAHRLRDPRMEEAPDV; encoded by the coding sequence TTGACCGTCGAGGAGTTCGAAGAGTTCTACGCCCGGGCGGTCACGCGTCTCACAGGCCAGTTGTACGTGATGACGGGGGACCTCCAGGAGGCGCAGGACGTCGTGCAGGAGGCCTTCGTCAAGGCGTGGGTCCGGCGCGGCCGACTGGAGCGGGACGGGCAGCCCGAGGCGTGGATCCGTACGGTCGCGTGGCGCCTGGCGGTGAGCCGGTGGCGCTTCCGGCGGCGTTCGGCGGACGCCTGGGGCCGGGGGAGCGGCGCGCCGGAGCACGTGGCGCCGCCGGACCCGGACCACGTGGTGCTCGTCGAGGCGCTCCGCGAGCTGCCCGCCCAGCAGCGGCGGACGCTGACCCTGCACTACCTGTGCGACCTCACGGTCGAGCAGATCGCCGGGGAGACCGGGCTTTCCACCAGCACGATCAAGACGCATCTGGTCCGCGGCCGTGCGGCGCTCGCCCACCGGCTGCGGGACCCCCGCATGGAGGAGGCTCCTGATGTCTGA
- a CDS encoding helix-turn-helix domain-containing protein codes for MTAVELTSDALFEQGMARLAELLGPPWQIDRRPDNKETRRSGGDIVVTVQAEGEGSYAQLLVDVKLTGVSPRTVEEVLLAKLDLLRQLNHHTTLLVLTPWLSRQTQKLLRRHDISYLDLMGNVSLRVPRPAIVIHTEGATRAPQALAKEPGRTTLAGPKAGRLVRLLTDVHPPYRAGELAQASGLSLGYVSRLLDTLEDQLLIRRDGRVITSVDWPNLLRARAARETLLRKGSYVGLLAPNGVPAVIERIRHLPQSGLDNIAVTGTYAAHTVAPLAVGGQLMVYTSPLLDEDDLGEELGLLPVDENADVLLLQARDRSVFERTKIVDGIPHVALSQVALDCLAGPGRLPAEGEAVIEYMKAHQRRWQVSGMDNLLTPDQL; via the coding sequence ATGACAGCCGTAGAGCTGACCTCAGACGCCCTCTTCGAACAGGGCATGGCCCGACTAGCCGAGCTTCTCGGGCCCCCTTGGCAGATCGACCGTCGCCCGGACAACAAGGAAACGCGCCGTAGTGGCGGCGACATCGTCGTGACCGTGCAAGCCGAGGGTGAGGGTTCCTACGCTCAGCTTCTGGTCGACGTGAAACTCACCGGTGTGTCACCTCGTACGGTGGAAGAGGTCCTGCTGGCCAAACTGGATCTGCTGCGACAGCTGAACCACCACACGACCCTGCTGGTCCTGACGCCCTGGCTGTCGCGGCAGACTCAGAAGCTTCTGCGCAGACACGACATCAGCTACCTGGACCTCATGGGCAACGTGTCCCTGCGGGTCCCGCGACCCGCCATCGTCATCCACACCGAAGGGGCCACCCGTGCCCCACAGGCCCTAGCCAAGGAGCCGGGCAGGACGACCCTGGCAGGGCCAAAGGCAGGCAGGTTGGTACGACTCCTCACCGACGTGCACCCCCCGTACCGCGCGGGCGAACTCGCTCAGGCCTCAGGGCTGAGCCTCGGCTATGTCTCACGGCTTCTGGACACGTTGGAGGACCAACTCCTCATCCGCCGGGACGGGCGAGTCATCACGTCGGTCGACTGGCCGAACCTGCTGCGGGCACGCGCCGCTCGGGAGACCTTGCTCCGCAAAGGCTCGTATGTGGGCCTACTAGCGCCGAACGGCGTCCCAGCCGTGATCGAACGCATCCGGCACCTGCCACAGTCGGGGCTCGACAACATCGCGGTCACCGGCACTTATGCCGCCCATACAGTGGCCCCTCTCGCTGTGGGCGGGCAGCTCATGGTGTACACCTCCCCGCTCCTGGACGAAGACGACCTCGGTGAGGAACTGGGCCTCCTGCCTGTCGATGAGAATGCGGACGTCCTGCTGCTCCAAGCACGCGACCGGTCCGTCTTCGAACGCACCAAGATCGTGGACGGCATTCCGCACGTGGCGTTGAGCCAGGTAGCCCTGGACTGTCTGGCCGGTCCGGGCCGCCTGCCCGCCGAGGGGGAGGCTGTCATCGAGTACATGAAGGCCCACCAGAGGCGCTGGCAGGTATCCGGCATGGACAACCTGCTGACACCTGATCAGCTCTAG
- a CDS encoding Uma2 family endonuclease, which translates to MTPSPADHAPRAQLSVEEFEQLARSAPETVTLELINGKLEVKPVPDGDHGTIFMWLLRQCMQHRPDLDLHPEQGLMVEAYRQGRARPDGALAPRRHFAGQGEWAPADGVLMTVEVTSYDYDTDHRDRTEKPHGYASAGIPVYLLIDRDSGTLVVHSEPDRGRYRQQHSYDYGDRVTLPHPVSITLDTEELKDYAR; encoded by the coding sequence ATGACCCCCAGCCCCGCCGATCACGCACCACGGGCCCAGCTGTCCGTCGAGGAGTTCGAGCAGCTCGCCCGCTCGGCCCCGGAGACCGTGACGCTTGAGCTCATCAACGGAAAGCTAGAGGTCAAGCCCGTGCCCGACGGCGACCACGGAACCATCTTCATGTGGCTGCTCCGCCAGTGCATGCAGCATCGGCCCGACCTGGACCTGCATCCGGAGCAAGGGCTGATGGTCGAGGCGTACCGGCAGGGGCGGGCCCGTCCCGACGGCGCCCTGGCCCCTCGCCGGCACTTCGCCGGACAGGGCGAGTGGGCACCCGCCGACGGCGTTCTGATGACCGTGGAAGTGACCTCCTACGACTACGACACCGATCACCGCGACCGCACGGAGAAGCCCCACGGATACGCCTCGGCGGGCATCCCGGTCTACCTCCTGATCGACCGCGACTCCGGCACCCTCGTCGTCCACAGCGAACCCGACCGAGGTCGCTACCGGCAGCAGCACTCGTACGACTACGGGGACCGGGTGACGCTTCCCCACCCCGTCTCCATCACCCTGGACACCGAGGAGCTCAAGGACTACGCCCGCTGA